Part of the Phycisphaerae bacterium genome is shown below.
GGTACCGTTGCAGATGCTCCTGCTCAGATCGTCAACGGCGTCCCGTTCGCGGGCCTCGAATTCTACCGCAACTGGTTCATGCCCAGCCGCGACATCCTCACGCCCGATCGGATCGCGCCCGCCTTGCTGCAAACACATACCTTCGGGCAAGGGCGCGTCGCGATCGTCGACTACAACGAACAATCAAGCATCTTTGCCGCCGCCCCAGGTGCGATCGCCCCGACCATGGAATACGACTACACCGCCGAGGTCCAATACGATTACCACATGGCCTTGGCCGGCCGTTGCCTGCTCTGGGCGGCCCGGCGCGAGCCGCGACTTCGCTGGGTCAGCAGATTCCCCGACGGCATGGAAATCGAGGCTTTGGCCAAGCCGCAACCCGTCCGCGTCCAGGCGGCGTGGTCGTCCGAGCACGGCGAACAACTGCGATCAGGCCTGACCCGATGGCTGCGTGTCCGCAACCTCTGGGGCGAAATCCTCGAAGACCGCGAAGACGTCATCATTCCCGACGGTGACCGCCTCCAATGGGATCTTGCCTTGCCCGCGATGCCTGCCGGCCGGCACTTCGTCGACTGCATCATCAGCAGCAGGCAAGGTGTGGAGAATTGGGGGTCGTTCGCTGTGCGCGTGCGCTCCTCACTAGCCATACAGAGCATCCAGCCTTCCAAGGGCTTCTACGAAACGAGTGAGCCGATCAAAGGGCAAATCGCTTTGTCGGCCATGACGCCTGAGGATCGAGAGGTGAGACTGGACGTGCACCTTGAGGATTGCTACGGCCGGGTGTTCTCAGCCCAGGCTCTAAAAGTCGCGGCCGGTACCGACCGAATCGATTTCGAGATTCCCCCAGGACAGGTTGTCAGTTGGGGCGCACGGCTTCGCGCGAGTCTCACCGTCGACCGGCAAACGGTTCACCGCAGTGAAGTCGAGATTCGCATCCGACGCCCGTCTCGCGGCGAGTATCCCATCGCCATGTGGGGTGCCATATCCAATTACGGCAACCACATCGGCAACCTCCAAATGAAAAAACTCGGTTTCACCGCCGTGCTTTCCGGCGACCCCCTGCCTCAGGCCCGCGACGACATCGGCTGGATGACCTTCGGCAGCGGCCAGGGAGCAATCATTCATTCGCTCGGCGACGAGATACCGGTGCCCAAGCCCGCAAAGGGCGAGAAGTTGAATGAGTTCCTGAAAAAACGCTATGCCTCGCTCGATGATCTCAACAAAGCGTGGGGCACGAGCTTTGCCCTTTGGGAGGATGTCGAACCGGCCTACGGCGCCATCGACGGCAACACCGGCAGCTTCGTGCGGCTGCATGATTGCCTCTCGGCCGGCGAGTTCATGTTCGCCGACAACATCCGCACCCGACGAGAAGCCATCGAGAAGGTCAATCCGCCCGGCGTCGTCGGGCCCGAAGGCTCTCCGGTCGGCGACCCTGAGCTGACCCTGGCCGAGGCCACGTTTTGGGGACCATACCTGACTGTGCGAGACAACCTCCTGGTCAATGCCCTCGGACGACCCGGCGTGCTGCGCGGCAACTGGTTCGGCGGCTACGTCGAAGACCGCCGCGTCCCCACTCGCAACCGCCATGTGCTCTGGCTGTCGATCCTCGGCGGCAACAACATGATCGAGTACTTCACCATTCCGGGTGGTCTGCTCGCGCCTGATTTGACGCTCATGCCCTTCACCGAGGAATTTCTTCCCTCGTGGCACCAGATCCGGCTCGGCCTCGGCCCCCAACTGGCCCAATGCCGCCCGGCCGGAAACCCCGTCGCGCTCCTCCACTCGCAGCCGTCCCAGCACATCGGCGAGGCCGGCGGCGATTCCACCGACACCATCAAGGCCCACGAGTACCTGCTCAACCTCCTCGGCGACGCGGGCTACTCGCCGCAGTACGTCTCCACCGGCCAAGTCCGCCAGGGACGACTGAGCAAGGGCGATATCAAGGTCCTATTCCTTATTCACGCGTTCGCTCTGTCTGACGAGGAGATCAAGGCCATCCGGCAGTTTGCTCAAGAGGGCGGCACCGTCATCGCAGATATCCCGCCCGCGTGGTTCGATGACAGGTGCCGGGTTCGGCCGCAGCGGGCGATGGACGATTTCTTCGGAATCGTTCAATCGGCTCCCGTCGCATCGATGCAACAGCGGCGCACGCTGATGAGCACGGCCGTCTCCGTCGAAAGCCGGTTCGGGCCGGCACAACTGCGGGGCCGTCATCCTGAAGTCGCGGATGCTGCCGAGGGCAAGCCTGCCTCCTTCCTGGGTGTCGAGCACGGCAACGGACGCTCCATGCTGATCAACGGCGTGCTCTGGAAAGAAGGTCGCGATAATCCCGACACGGTGCGGACTTTCCGGAATCTGCTGGAGCAGTTCGCCAACGTTCAACCCGTGTTCCATTTCTCCTACACTCATCCCCTTGGCAAGCTCGGCACCAAGGTCTATTCCTACCAGCGTGGCGACATCTGGATCGACGCCATCCTGCCGCCCGAGGCTACCGATCCGGCGGTGCCTGTCCGGATCAGGATGATCTGGCCCCAGCGGCGCCACACATACGACCTGCGGCGATCGACGCCTATTGTCGCTGACCTGACGGAATCCGAATCCTCCGCGCTTGTCAAGCCAATCACGGGGCGGGGCGACCGGAGGCGAGACTGGCCAGAGGCCGCATCGGCCGAGCCGGCCCTGACCACGCAGCAGGTCATTGAAGCCCAGATGATTGACGCCATCGAGCTGGACGTGGAGCGAAGTTCGCCTGTGGTCGTTGCTCGTTTGCCCTACAGAGTCGGCGGTGTCACCCTGGAGGCACCCGCTTCAGCGCGCAGAGGCAACAGTCTGGAGTTGAAGGTCTCCGTTCACGACCACGACGACAAGCCGCGTCCCGGCCACGTGATCCGAATCCGGGTCTTCGGCCCTGATGGCCAGGAGCGTTCCCACTACGGCGCCTGGCTCGATGGCGACGAGACGCCCCAGCCGTGGCTGATCCGGTTCGCCCTCAACGACCGCCTGGGAACATGGAACATCACTGCCACTGACGTCATCAGCGGCCTCTCAGGCTCTAAGACATTCGAGCTGACGAGGTAATCCACGATAACCAGAACCCTTTCGGCTCATTCGGCTTCATCAGCCACCTGCCCTACTTGCCCACTCGGCAGTGGGGACCCCGTGAGGGACTGCCTGTCCTCTGAGCCTCGATACCCAGACAGCACTAAAAGAGTTGTTTGGGTTTTCCGTACCTCCACGGAGGTTGCGCCGGCCGACTGGGTAGAGACGTCCGGCCGCGCCACTTGCCGCTCACTCAGGCCCGCCGGCGCAGCACGGCGATGATGCCGGCGGCAAGCAGACTGATCATGCCGGGTTCCGGTACGGCGATGGCGAAGTTATCGATGCCGACAATGGTACTGCCTTCGCTGGCCAGACGCACCTCGGTCGTGAGAACGCCGGCCAGTACGGTCGCAAACGGTGGACTCGGATCAGCAGCGGGATTGATATCATTGTCGGTAAGCCATCCGGCGGCCTGCGCTTGCAGGTCTGTCCAGGTCGGATCGAAGTTGACCACGTAGGTGTTCCAGACGTTGGTAGGAAAGCTGTTGGTCAACGGATACAGCCAGCCGTTTTCCACGATGCTCGGCCTGAAGCGAATCCAGCCTGCCGTGATATTGTCCGTCTTGAAGTTCAGATCAACCGAGATCTGCCCAATACCTGCGGCGGCATAGTCTCCCGTAAAGTCCGGATCAAGGGGCATCGCCCCGATGTCGAAGACCGGCGGCGTGAGAACCTTGCGAGTCTCGATGTAGCCGTCCGGATTTCCTCCTCCGCCGACATGCACCACGACGGACGAGGTGGTGTTGGGCACAAAACCGGCCGTGTCGGTGTCAAACGTCTCCACGCCCGGAACAGCACCAAGCACGATCCAAGGCCAGACAAATACTGTCAGACCACTGGCGAGAAACAGACGTTCTGTGCGCTTCATGACTTGCTCTCCCAAAAATGACCCGCAACCTGCCTTTTCCGGCCGGACCAAACAGAAGACCGGCCACACAATGCGGCATCTTAGAACCCTACGGCCAGACATCTGTGCGGCTTGCGCGCATGTTTCTGGATCACAGAAAGCTTGAGTTGCGGCCCGCAAAAAGGCGGTCCGCCTTAGGACCCACCAAAGGCTGAATCCGCAAAGACCGTCGATCTCGCAAGAAAACGCCATACCCGGTGGGAGTCGCCGCACAAACATCCGCGAGAACAGATGGACCGCGACTTTGCCATATGAACGGCAACAACAAGAGCTTACCGAAAGAAAAGGCATGGGACCGGCTACGAAGACGCGCTCCGCAAATGATCGTGTTGTCACAGTCATCGGACAACCGTGATACCCATCACCCGACGCCGGAAGACCTTGTTTCGTACCGGGCGGCTTATCGAATAGCCTCGTCCGTCTGGCACAACCTGCCGATTTCGCCATGGGGCCCCCAACACCCCGAGCCCCACACGAAAGAGCAATGCCGGGAGTCGATCCTCGGAGGGACGTCCTCGGGGCCGATCAGGAATTCCTGTGCCGAACCGTTGCACCTGACCAACCGGATCAAGCGCATCCGCGCCGCAAGAGGCCCAATGCTCCCCTGAGGCCGGTGTGAGCGTCACCGCAGCCGCCCAGCCGGGCAACAAAGCCCTCCGCGCCGAGCAGATGGCGAAGTTGGAGTATGGATCCGAGAATTGCGGGTTGGAGGCTGCGAATTTTCATTCACCACTCTCCATTCAAGGCGGGTACAATGCAGCGCATGTCGATCGATCACCGCACGGTCTCGTGCCCATCAGCGGGTTGTGTTGCCCTGTGGATCGTGGCTTTGGCATGGGGTGCACAGGCGATCGTGACCCAGTCGCTGCTGTTGCGTGAGGCAATGGTGCTCATGTCCGGCGGCGAGCTTGTCTGGGGGATCCTGCTGTGCGCGTGGCTGGCCGGTGTGGCGGCCGGAGCGTGGATCGGCGGCCGGCTGGCCCGCCGGACGTCCCGGGCCGAGCGTCGCTTGGCCATCGCGTTGCTGCTACTGGGCATCCTGGCTTGTGCGAGCATCTGGAGCTTTCGCGAGGCCCGCGTTGCGTGCGGCATCGGACCGGGTGAACTGCTTTCGCTTGGGACGATGGTGATCGTCGCAATCTTGCTGGTGCTGCCCTGCGGCCTCATGGTCGGTATGGCTTTCCCGCTTGCCAGTGCGATCGCTGACAGGGCCCAGACGCCCGGCGCTGGAATCTCCGTCAACCGCATTTACGCTCTCGAATCGGCCGGCAGTCTCATCGGAGGGGCGATGTTCACCTTCTGGGCCGTCGAGCACCTGACTCCGATTCAAACCGTGCTGTTCTGTACCGCGATCACCAGTGCGACGCTGGCTGTGCTGCTGGTTCGCGCCGGATCGCGACGGATAGCTGCCGCGGTTGTGGCGGGTCTTGCCGGCCCAGTGGTGTTGACGGCGTTTCTGGCCGGCCCTGTAATCAATCAATTTCTCGTGGAACGTCGATGGCGGGGCCTGTCGCCGACATGCGAACTGGTCGCCGAAGCGGAGTCTCGGTATCAGAACCTGGCCGTCGGCCGGATGGCTGAGCAGTACACCCTGTATTGCGACGGCCAGATCGCCGCCAGTTTCCCCGACCCTTTCACTTTCGTGCCGCTGGCGCACTTCTGGATGTGCCAACACCCCGACCCACGGCGAGTACTGCTCTTGGGCGGGGCAGCAGAGGGACTGCTGACCGAGGTACTCAAACATCCAGTTGAGCATGTCGATTGCGTCGAGCCCGACCCGAGACAAATTGACCTGATCCTGCCGCTACTACCGGAACAGGACCGGACCGCACTGCATGATCCACGAGTGACCGTGCACCACGTCGACGGCCGTTTGTTCGTCAAAAAGCGGCAAGCCCGCTTCGACCTGGTCATTGCCCGCCTGCCCGAGCCGACTGCCGCGTTGCGGGCTCGGTTCTACACCCGAGAGTTCTTCAATGAGCTCAGGCGGAACATGAACGACCAGTCAGTCTTGTGTCTGACGGCCACCGCCGGTCAGGCGCGGCTTTCGTCCGAATCGGCCCGTTACCTGGCCGGTTTGCGGAACACGATGGCGACCTGCTTTCCCGAAGTGATCGTCGGTTGGGGCGATCCGGCACACATCCTTGCGGCCACGCAGAAAGATCTGGTTTCGACCGACCCGGTTCAACTAACGGAGCGTTATCAGCAGCGGCATATCGAGCCCGTCGGGTTCGATCCGGTGTGGTTTAGCGGCGCGGTTGACTGGTTCGCGGCCGAGAAGGTCGCCCAACGAGCGGCGGAACTCGATGCGGTCGTCGGGGCCGTGGTGAGCACTGACCAGCGCCCGATCGTCTACATGGACCGGCTGGCACTCTGGGAGAAAATGACCGCCGCCCATTCTCGCCGGTTCATCGAACCGCTGCTTGGCGTGAAGTGGTGGCAGGCTGCGGCCTTCCTGGCCGCAGCGGCACTGATAATCCTGCTCTCGTACAAAGCCCTCGGCCGGTCCATCAGCGAAGCGGTGGTCGTCTTTTCGGTCGGCAGCACCGGCTTTGCCACCATGTCGCTGAGCATTGTGTGGTTGTTCGCGTTCCAGAATCTTTACGGATATGTCTACTCGTGGATCGGCTGGATCGTCGCAGTATTCATGGGCGGGCTGGTTGTCGGCTGCGCGGGGGCCGGGCGGCGGGCATCGCCGGCCGCCTC
Proteins encoded:
- a CDS encoding fused MFS/spermidine synthase; amino-acid sequence: MQRMSIDHRTVSCPSAGCVALWIVALAWGAQAIVTQSLLLREAMVLMSGGELVWGILLCAWLAGVAAGAWIGGRLARRTSRAERRLAIALLLLGILACASIWSFREARVACGIGPGELLSLGTMVIVAILLVLPCGLMVGMAFPLASAIADRAQTPGAGISVNRIYALESAGSLIGGAMFTFWAVEHLTPIQTVLFCTAITSATLAVLLVRAGSRRIAAAVVAGLAGPVVLTAFLAGPVINQFLVERRWRGLSPTCELVAEAESRYQNLAVGRMAEQYTLYCDGQIAASFPDPFTFVPLAHFWMCQHPDPRRVLLLGGAAEGLLTEVLKHPVEHVDCVEPDPRQIDLILPLLPEQDRTALHDPRVTVHHVDGRLFVKKRQARFDLVIARLPEPTAALRARFYTREFFNELRRNMNDQSVLCLTATAGQARLSSESARYLAGLRNTMATCFPEVIVGWGDPAHILAATQKDLVSTDPVQLTERYQQRHIEPVGFDPVWFSGAVDWFAAEKVAQRAAELDAVVGAVVSTDQRPIVYMDRLALWEKMTAAHSRRFIEPLLGVKWWQAAAFLAAAALIILLSYKALGRSISEAVVVFSVGSTGFATMSLSIVWLFAFQNLYGYVYSWIGWIVAVFMGGLVVGCAGAGRRASPAASVTSADQGPPPVVCLSGLTLLKPGPPVHASPRRRLIIVDLLLAILAVLAPLLLPVLGQAQTTPAALVLVQVSILVLVLMTGILGGAAFALASGLHQMVSGRPMATAGTIVGGDHAGACLGALITGILLVPVLGIVTTSLLLAGTKCVSACLLMSARK
- a CDS encoding PEP-CTERM sorting domain-containing protein; this translates as MKRTERLFLASGLTVFVWPWIVLGAVPGVETFDTDTAGFVPNTTSSVVVHVGGGGNPDGYIETRKVLTPPVFDIGAMPLDPDFTGDYAAAGIGQISVDLNFKTDNITAGWIRFRPSIVENGWLYPLTNSFPTNVWNTYVVNFDPTWTDLQAQAAGWLTDNDINPAADPSPPFATVLAGVLTTEVRLASEGSTIVGIDNFAIAVPEPGMISLLAAGIIAVLRRRA